Part of the Cohnella candidum genome, CCTGCTCGGCGTCGCGACGCTTTCCGTTACGACCTCGCTGCTGCACAGCTGGAAACCGTTCACGGAGGATACGTTTCTGGCTGCCGTATTCGGCGGGATTTTGCTGGGCGTCGGGACCGGCATCGTCATCCGCGCCGGGGGATCGCTGGACGGAACCGAGATCGTCGCGATTCTCGTGAACAAGAAGACTCCGTTCTCCGTAGGCGAGACCGTTATGTTCATCAACTTCTTCATCCTGGGCAGCGCCGGCTTCGTCTACTCGCTGGACCGCGCATTGTTTTCCCTCATTGCCTACTACATAGCCTTCAAAGCGATCGATCTGACGATCGAAGGATTCGACGAATCCAAGTCCGTTTGGATCATCAGCGACAATTACCGCGAAATCGGCAGCACGATCGTGGACCGGCTGGGCCGCGGAGTCACCTACCTGAACGGGGAAGGCGGCTATTCCGGGGACGACAAGAAGGTGATTTTCGTCGTCATCAACCGTCTGGAGGAAGCCAAGCTGAAGTCCATCGTCACCGAACTCGACGAACATGCATTCCTCGCGGTCGGCAATATCCACGATGTCAAAGGCGGACGGTTTAAAAAGAAGGATATTCATTAA contains:
- a CDS encoding YitT family protein, which produces MAAKHSSLTPFEIVRRIFFIMLGAILVAFALETFLINNSIIDGGITGISIMSSYLSHVPVGIFLFVLNLPFLLVGYKTIGKTFALSTLLGVATLSVTTSLLHSWKPFTEDTFLAAVFGGILLGVGTGIVIRAGGSLDGTEIVAILVNKKTPFSVGETVMFINFFILGSAGFVYSLDRALFSLIAYYIAFKAIDLTIEGFDESKSVWIISDNYREIGSTIVDRLGRGVTYLNGEGGYSGDDKKVIFVVINRLEEAKLKSIVTELDEHAFLAVGNIHDVKGGRFKKKDIH